In Cumulibacter soli, the following proteins share a genomic window:
- a CDS encoding TetR/AcrR family transcriptional regulator yields MTLPDRDGDDSNERVTEILDAAAKVFAERGFDRSSIDDVAAELGATKGRIYHYWRTKAALLLAVQQRGIERMIAHVQPIVADEALTPFDRLARMARAHIAAMVADLDYQRVLLQSINVYSQSARSHPHWIDVTEKINALRRDYEQLFVELIRTGQQDGSVAGTDPVLTAKALLGTLNWACVWHRQAADPSRRALRDSRTVHELSEFAIRGLRR; encoded by the coding sequence ATGACTTTGCCGGATCGGGACGGGGACGATTCCAATGAGCGCGTCACCGAAATCCTGGACGCCGCCGCAAAGGTGTTCGCCGAGCGCGGTTTCGATCGATCCAGCATCGACGATGTGGCTGCGGAACTAGGCGCGACCAAGGGGCGTATCTACCACTACTGGCGTACGAAGGCCGCGTTATTACTCGCTGTACAGCAACGTGGTATCGAACGAATGATCGCCCACGTGCAGCCGATCGTGGCGGACGAAGCCCTGACGCCGTTCGATCGGCTCGCTCGGATGGCCCGCGCTCACATAGCCGCAATGGTCGCCGATCTCGACTACCAAAGGGTTCTTCTGCAAAGCATCAACGTCTACTCTCAATCCGCGCGTTCTCATCCGCATTGGATCGATGTCACCGAGAAGATCAACGCACTACGGCGGGATTACGAGCAGTTGTTCGTGGAGCTCATTCGCACCGGCCAGCAAGATGGCAGCGTTGCCGGCACCGATCCGGTACTTACCGCCAAAGCCTTGCTCGGAACGCTGAACTGGGCGTGTGTATGGCACCGGCAGGCGGCCGATCCCAGCAGGCGGGCATTGCGCGATTCGCGCACCGTTCACGAGCTCTCCGAGTTTGC